One Hypomesus transpacificus isolate Combined female chromosome 16, fHypTra1, whole genome shotgun sequence genomic window carries:
- the abl2 gene encoding tyrosine-protein kinase ABL2 isoform X4, whose protein sequence is MSLRSIGPSSSFEEEWVRLKGNQYAGLRDVDRPKLPEALHRPFGLDSAALTEAVRWSSKENLLGAAESDPNLFVALYDFVASGDNTLSITKGEKLRVLGYNQNGEWSEVRSKNGQGWVPSNYITPVNSLEKHSWYHGPVSRSAAEYLLSSLINGSFLVRESESSPGQLSISLRYEGRVYHYRINTASDGKVYVTAESRFATLAELVHHHSTVADGLVTTLHYPAPKCNKPTVYGVSPIHDKWEMERTDITMKHKLGGGQYGEVYVGVWKKYNLTVAVKTLKEDTMEVEEFLKEAAVMKEVKHPNLVQLLGVCTLEPPFYIVTEYMPHGNLLDYLRECDREEVNAVVLLYMATQISSAMEYLEKKNFIHRDLAARNCLVGENHVVKVADFGLSRLMTGDTYTAHAGAKFPIKWTAPESLAYNTFSIKSDVWAFGVLLWEIATYGMSPYPGIDLSQVYDLLEKGYRMEQPEGCPPKVYELMRACWQWSPLDRPSFAETHQAFETMFHDSSISEEVAEELCKTASSGHMGPLHPLGPDMPLLPSKCRTLKKHTENKENIEGGLDGRLDPGAHTHSGLAAALLGGDGRSGGSPALPRKQRDKSPSSLLEEGQDGATFTRNRKAAFFSSFMKKKSSSSSSSSSPSSQLQQNLPTPPKRSSSFREMETQPHKKYEPQAAFCSPMPPLPAQADGPGFSPSHGDANHSQSRCCGATFGQKPSSGGGLGSQVGSSSSWGSLAGFFTPRLIKRTLGLKTGKSSSPEDGGGGGGGGVGGSKPFPRSNSTSSMSAGLPDLERMALTLPRNRSKPPLERTASTTSQPENGACPPRTPSASDTMLLRRLDDQGAAQIRERPKAKLMPRGPGSGAGVRAPGVGGEAAAAAADSDGTSRLRDGGEERQGWSSPSKAPGGVGREGVLSGQAPPHNHKVPVLISPTLKHSPADVHLVAVDSQGNRFKLLSSEHQADRDRPRLVKPKCAPPPPPTLRPLQHTYSGDGEEQSGGVVEVNGDGVKGQRSGRATGPGTARPSVPPPQVPPAHSYTSSANSNATPTKLANGATNTALSSSAPPGGSKGGLRRTRQERERVPPERVSREALLECAECLSVALHSSPEPSSSSLVLDAGHQLLDHCSGYVDCIPQMRNKFAFREAVGKLELSLQELRATSSSCGGGLPGAPTLDSLHTCIKEISDVVQR, encoded by the exons GAGAGAAGCTCCGTGTCCTGGGCTACAACCAGAACGGCGAGTGGAGCGAGGTGCGCTCCAAGAACGGCCAGGGCTGGGTGCCTAGCAACTACATCACGCCGGTCAACAGCCTGGAGAAGCACAGCTGGTACCACGGGCCGGTGTCCCGCAGCGCCGCCGAGTACCTGCTGTCCAGCCTCATCAACGGCAGCTTCCTGGTGCGGGAGAGCGAGAGCAGCCCTGGGCAGCTGTCCATCTCACTGCGCTACGAGGGCCGGGTCTACCACTACCGCATCAACACCGCCTCCGACGGCAAG GTGTACGTCACGGCCGAGAGCCGCTTCGCCACGCTGGCCGAGCTGGTGCACCACCACTCCACGGTGGCCGACGGGCTGGTGACCACGCTGCACTACCCAGCGCCCAAGTGCAACAAGCCCACGGTGTACGGCGTGTCGCCCATCCACGACAAGTGGGAGATGGAGCGCACCGACATCACCATGAAGCACAAGCTGGGCGGAGGGCAGTACGGGGAGGTGTACGTGGGCGTGTGGAAGAAGTACAACCTGACGGTGGCTGTGAAGACCCTGAAG GAAGATacgatggaggtggaggagttccTAAAGGAGGCTGCGGTCATGAAAGAGGTCAAACACCCAAACCTGGTCCAGCTCCTGG gtgtgtgtacccTAGAGCCCCCCTTCTACATCGTCACGGAGTACATGCCCCATGGCAACCTGCTGGACTACCTGCGGGAGTGTGACCGCGAGGAGGTGAATGCAGTGGTGCTGCTCTACATGGCTACGCAGATCTCCTCCGCCATGGAGTACCTGGAGAAGAAGAACTTCATCCACAG ggaCCTGGCTGCCAGGAACTGTCTGGTGGGGGAGAACCACGTGGTGAAGGTGGCAGACTTTGGCCTGAGCCGGCTGATGACGGGAGACACCTACACTGCCCACGCCGGCGCCAAGTTCCCCATCAAGTGGACCGCCCCCGAGAGCCTGGCTTACAACACCTTCTCCATCAAGTCTGATGTCTGGG CGTTTGGCGTGTTGCTATGGGAGATCGCCACCTACGGCATGTCTCCCTACCCGGGCATTGACCTGTCTCAGGTGTACGACCTGCTGGAGAAGGGCTACCGCATGGAGCAGCCGGAGGGGTGTCCCCCCAAGGTCTACGAGCTGATGAGGGCCT GCTGGCAGTGGAGTCCTCTAGACAGACCCTCGTTTGCCGAGACTCATCAGGCCTTCGAGACCATGTTCCACGACTCCAGCATCTCTGAAG AGGTAGCCGAGGAGCTGTGCAAGACCGCCTCCTCTGGCCACATGGGGCCACTGCACCCCCTGGGCCCTGACatgcccctgctgccctccaagTGCCGCACCCtgaagaaacacacagagaacaaggagaacatcGAGGGTGGGCTGGACGGCCGGCTGGACCCaggagctcacacacactcag GTCTGGCTGCGGCGTTGCTAGGAGGAGACGGTCGGTCGGGCGGCTCCCCGGCGTTACCGCGGAAACAGCGCGACAAATCTCCCAGCAGCCTCTTGGAGGAAGGCCAGGACGGCGCCACGTTCACGCGCAACCGCAAGGCGGccttcttcagctccttcatGAAGAAGAagtcctcgtcttcctcctcctcttcctcgcccTCCTCGCAGCTCCAGCAgaacctccccaccccccctaaGAGGAGCAGCTCCTTTAGGGAGATGGAGACCCAGCCCCACAAGAAGTACGAGCCCCAGGCAGCATTCTGctcccccatgccccccctgCCCGCCCAGGCCGACGGCCCAGGGTTCTCCCCCTCTCACGGAGACGCCAACCACAGCCAGTCCCGCTGCTGCGGCGCCACCTTCGGCCAGAAGCCCTCTTCCGGTGGGGGTCTGGGCTCCCAGgtgggcagcagcagcagctgggggAGCCTGGCCGGGTTCTTCACCCCCCGCCTCATCAAGAGGACCCTGGGGCTGAAGACGGGGAAGTCCTCGAGCCCggaggacggaggaggaggcggaggagggggggttggagggtcaAAGCCGTTCCCCCGGTCcaactccacctcctccatgtcGGCTGGGCTGCCGGATCTGGAGCGCATGGCCCTGACCCTCCCCAGGAACCGCAGCAAGCCCCCCCTGGAGAGGACTGCCTCCACTACCTCCCAGCCCGAGAACGGGGCCTGCCCGCCTCGCACGCCCTCCGCCTCCGACACCATGCTGCTCCGCAGGCTGGACGACCAGGGGGCCGCCCAGATCAGGGAGAGGCCCAAGGCCAAGCTGATGCCCCGAGGGCCGGGGAGCGGGGCCGGGGTGAGGGCTCCAGGGGTGGGGGGcgaggcggcggcggcggcagcggACTCGGACGGCACCTCCCGGCTCAGGGACGGGGGTGAGGAGCGCCAAGGGTGGTCGTCGCCCTCCAAGGCCCcggggggggttgggagggagggtgtgttgTCAGGGCAGGCCCCGCCCCACAACCACAAGGTCCCTGTGCTGATCTCGCCCACGCTCAAGCACAGCCCTGCCGACGTGCACCTGGTGGCTGTGGACTCTCAGGGCAACCGCTTCAAACTGTTATCCTCAGAGCATCAAGCAGACCGCGACCGGCCGCGCCTAGTCAAACCCAAGTGtgccccgccgcccccccctaCCCTGCGGCCCCTGCAGCACACCTACAGCggggatggggaggagcagAGCGGGGGCGTGGTGGAGGTTAACGGGGacggggtcaagggtcagaggtCGGGCCGGGCGACGGGGCCCGGGACAGCACGACCGTCTGTGCCGCCACCACAAGTGCCGCCTGCACATTCCTACACTTCCTCTGCCAACAGCAACGCCACCCCTACCAAACTAGCCAACGGAGCCACCAACACTGCCCTCTCCTCATCAGCGCCCCCCGGTGGCTCCAAGGGGGGCCTGCGTCGGAccaggcaggagagggagcGTGTTCCCCCGGAGAGGGTGAGCCGGGAGGCCCTGCTGGAGTGCGCTGAGTGCCTGAGCGTGGCTCTCCACAGCAGCCCTgagccctcctccagcagcctggTCCTGGACGCTGGGCACCAGCTGCTGGATCACTGCTCCGGCTACGTGGACTGCATCCCCCAGATGAGGAACAAGTTTGCCTTCCGGGAGGCGGTGGGGAAGCTGGAACTGAGTCTGCAGGAACTGAGggccacttcctcttcctgtgggggggggctcCCCGGCGCCCCCACCCTGGACAGCCTGCACACCTGCATCAAGGAGATAAGCGACGTGGTGCAGAGGTAG
- the abl2 gene encoding tyrosine-protein kinase ABL2 isoform X5, translated as MSLRSIGPSSSFEEEWVRLKGNQYAGLRDVDRPKLPALHRPFGLDSAALTEAVRWSSKENLLGAAESDPNLFVALYDFVASGDNTLSITKGEKLRVLGYNQNGEWSEVRSKNGQGWVPSNYITPVNSLEKHSWYHGPVSRSAAEYLLSSLINGSFLVRESESSPGQLSISLRYEGRVYHYRINTASDGKVYVTAESRFATLAELVHHHSTVADGLVTTLHYPAPKCNKPTVYGVSPIHDKWEMERTDITMKHKLGGGQYGEVYVGVWKKYNLTVAVKTLKEDTMEVEEFLKEAAVMKEVKHPNLVQLLGVCTLEPPFYIVTEYMPHGNLLDYLRECDREEVNAVVLLYMATQISSAMEYLEKKNFIHRDLAARNCLVGENHVVKVADFGLSRLMTGDTYTAHAGAKFPIKWTAPESLAYNTFSIKSDVWAFGVLLWEIATYGMSPYPGIDLSQVYDLLEKGYRMEQPEGCPPKVYELMRACWQWSPLDRPSFAETHQAFETMFHDSSISEEVAEELCKTASSGHMGPLHPLGPDMPLLPSKCRTLKKHTENKENIEGGLDGRLDPGAHTHSGLAAALLGGDGRSGGSPALPRKQRDKSPSSLLEEGQDGATFTRNRKAAFFSSFMKKKSSSSSSSSSPSSQLQQNLPTPPKRSSSFREMETQPHKKYEPQAAFCSPMPPLPAQADGPGFSPSHGDANHSQSRCCGATFGQKPSSGGGLGSQVGSSSSWGSLAGFFTPRLIKRTLGLKTGKSSSPEDGGGGGGGGVGGSKPFPRSNSTSSMSAGLPDLERMALTLPRNRSKPPLERTASTTSQPENGACPPRTPSASDTMLLRRLDDQGAAQIRERPKAKLMPRGPGSGAGVRAPGVGGEAAAAAADSDGTSRLRDGGEERQGWSSPSKAPGGVGREGVLSGQAPPHNHKVPVLISPTLKHSPADVHLVAVDSQGNRFKLLSSEHQADRDRPRLVKPKCAPPPPPTLRPLQHTYSGDGEEQSGGVVEVNGDGVKGQRSGRATGPGTARPSVPPPQVPPAHSYTSSANSNATPTKLANGATNTALSSSAPPGGSKGGLRRTRQERERVPPERVSREALLECAECLSVALHSSPEPSSSSLVLDAGHQLLDHCSGYVDCIPQMRNKFAFREAVGKLELSLQELRATSSSCGGGLPGAPTLDSLHTCIKEISDVVQR; from the exons GAGAGAAGCTCCGTGTCCTGGGCTACAACCAGAACGGCGAGTGGAGCGAGGTGCGCTCCAAGAACGGCCAGGGCTGGGTGCCTAGCAACTACATCACGCCGGTCAACAGCCTGGAGAAGCACAGCTGGTACCACGGGCCGGTGTCCCGCAGCGCCGCCGAGTACCTGCTGTCCAGCCTCATCAACGGCAGCTTCCTGGTGCGGGAGAGCGAGAGCAGCCCTGGGCAGCTGTCCATCTCACTGCGCTACGAGGGCCGGGTCTACCACTACCGCATCAACACCGCCTCCGACGGCAAG GTGTACGTCACGGCCGAGAGCCGCTTCGCCACGCTGGCCGAGCTGGTGCACCACCACTCCACGGTGGCCGACGGGCTGGTGACCACGCTGCACTACCCAGCGCCCAAGTGCAACAAGCCCACGGTGTACGGCGTGTCGCCCATCCACGACAAGTGGGAGATGGAGCGCACCGACATCACCATGAAGCACAAGCTGGGCGGAGGGCAGTACGGGGAGGTGTACGTGGGCGTGTGGAAGAAGTACAACCTGACGGTGGCTGTGAAGACCCTGAAG GAAGATacgatggaggtggaggagttccTAAAGGAGGCTGCGGTCATGAAAGAGGTCAAACACCCAAACCTGGTCCAGCTCCTGG gtgtgtgtacccTAGAGCCCCCCTTCTACATCGTCACGGAGTACATGCCCCATGGCAACCTGCTGGACTACCTGCGGGAGTGTGACCGCGAGGAGGTGAATGCAGTGGTGCTGCTCTACATGGCTACGCAGATCTCCTCCGCCATGGAGTACCTGGAGAAGAAGAACTTCATCCACAG ggaCCTGGCTGCCAGGAACTGTCTGGTGGGGGAGAACCACGTGGTGAAGGTGGCAGACTTTGGCCTGAGCCGGCTGATGACGGGAGACACCTACACTGCCCACGCCGGCGCCAAGTTCCCCATCAAGTGGACCGCCCCCGAGAGCCTGGCTTACAACACCTTCTCCATCAAGTCTGATGTCTGGG CGTTTGGCGTGTTGCTATGGGAGATCGCCACCTACGGCATGTCTCCCTACCCGGGCATTGACCTGTCTCAGGTGTACGACCTGCTGGAGAAGGGCTACCGCATGGAGCAGCCGGAGGGGTGTCCCCCCAAGGTCTACGAGCTGATGAGGGCCT GCTGGCAGTGGAGTCCTCTAGACAGACCCTCGTTTGCCGAGACTCATCAGGCCTTCGAGACCATGTTCCACGACTCCAGCATCTCTGAAG AGGTAGCCGAGGAGCTGTGCAAGACCGCCTCCTCTGGCCACATGGGGCCACTGCACCCCCTGGGCCCTGACatgcccctgctgccctccaagTGCCGCACCCtgaagaaacacacagagaacaaggagaacatcGAGGGTGGGCTGGACGGCCGGCTGGACCCaggagctcacacacactcag GTCTGGCTGCGGCGTTGCTAGGAGGAGACGGTCGGTCGGGCGGCTCCCCGGCGTTACCGCGGAAACAGCGCGACAAATCTCCCAGCAGCCTCTTGGAGGAAGGCCAGGACGGCGCCACGTTCACGCGCAACCGCAAGGCGGccttcttcagctccttcatGAAGAAGAagtcctcgtcttcctcctcctcttcctcgcccTCCTCGCAGCTCCAGCAgaacctccccaccccccctaaGAGGAGCAGCTCCTTTAGGGAGATGGAGACCCAGCCCCACAAGAAGTACGAGCCCCAGGCAGCATTCTGctcccccatgccccccctgCCCGCCCAGGCCGACGGCCCAGGGTTCTCCCCCTCTCACGGAGACGCCAACCACAGCCAGTCCCGCTGCTGCGGCGCCACCTTCGGCCAGAAGCCCTCTTCCGGTGGGGGTCTGGGCTCCCAGgtgggcagcagcagcagctgggggAGCCTGGCCGGGTTCTTCACCCCCCGCCTCATCAAGAGGACCCTGGGGCTGAAGACGGGGAAGTCCTCGAGCCCggaggacggaggaggaggcggaggagggggggttggagggtcaAAGCCGTTCCCCCGGTCcaactccacctcctccatgtcGGCTGGGCTGCCGGATCTGGAGCGCATGGCCCTGACCCTCCCCAGGAACCGCAGCAAGCCCCCCCTGGAGAGGACTGCCTCCACTACCTCCCAGCCCGAGAACGGGGCCTGCCCGCCTCGCACGCCCTCCGCCTCCGACACCATGCTGCTCCGCAGGCTGGACGACCAGGGGGCCGCCCAGATCAGGGAGAGGCCCAAGGCCAAGCTGATGCCCCGAGGGCCGGGGAGCGGGGCCGGGGTGAGGGCTCCAGGGGTGGGGGGcgaggcggcggcggcggcagcggACTCGGACGGCACCTCCCGGCTCAGGGACGGGGGTGAGGAGCGCCAAGGGTGGTCGTCGCCCTCCAAGGCCCcggggggggttgggagggagggtgtgttgTCAGGGCAGGCCCCGCCCCACAACCACAAGGTCCCTGTGCTGATCTCGCCCACGCTCAAGCACAGCCCTGCCGACGTGCACCTGGTGGCTGTGGACTCTCAGGGCAACCGCTTCAAACTGTTATCCTCAGAGCATCAAGCAGACCGCGACCGGCCGCGCCTAGTCAAACCCAAGTGtgccccgccgcccccccctaCCCTGCGGCCCCTGCAGCACACCTACAGCggggatggggaggagcagAGCGGGGGCGTGGTGGAGGTTAACGGGGacggggtcaagggtcagaggtCGGGCCGGGCGACGGGGCCCGGGACAGCACGACCGTCTGTGCCGCCACCACAAGTGCCGCCTGCACATTCCTACACTTCCTCTGCCAACAGCAACGCCACCCCTACCAAACTAGCCAACGGAGCCACCAACACTGCCCTCTCCTCATCAGCGCCCCCCGGTGGCTCCAAGGGGGGCCTGCGTCGGAccaggcaggagagggagcGTGTTCCCCCGGAGAGGGTGAGCCGGGAGGCCCTGCTGGAGTGCGCTGAGTGCCTGAGCGTGGCTCTCCACAGCAGCCCTgagccctcctccagcagcctggTCCTGGACGCTGGGCACCAGCTGCTGGATCACTGCTCCGGCTACGTGGACTGCATCCCCCAGATGAGGAACAAGTTTGCCTTCCGGGAGGCGGTGGGGAAGCTGGAACTGAGTCTGCAGGAACTGAGggccacttcctcttcctgtgggggggggctcCCCGGCGCCCCCACCCTGGACAGCCTGCACACCTGCATCAAGGAGATAAGCGACGTGGTGCAGAGGTAG